From the Prunus dulcis chromosome 4, ALMONDv2, whole genome shotgun sequence genome, one window contains:
- the LOC117623980 gene encoding sulfiredoxin, chloroplastic/mitochondrial gives MANFVLQVPNNLRSFTVSASVSSNGSPPLSSSGGSGGVGGPVILELPLDKIRRPLMRTRANDPIKVQELMDSISEIGLQTPIDVLEVEGVYYGFSGCHRYEAHQRLGLPTIRCKIRRGTKETLRHHLR, from the exons ATGGCGAATTTTGTTCTGCAAGTACCAAACAACTTGAGGAGCTTCACTGTTTCTGCTTCGGTTTCATCAAATG GGTCTCCTCCTTTGAGTTCTAGTGGTGGCAGTGGTGGGGTTGGTGGACCAGTGATTTTGGAGCTTCCTCTTGATAAGATAAGGAGGCCTTTGATGAGAACCAGAGCTAACGACCCAATCAAGGTTCAAGAACTCATGGACAGCATCAGTGAAATTGGCCTTCAGACACCT ATTGATGTGCTTGAGGTTGAGGGAGTTTATTATG GCTTCTCCGGTTGTCATCGTTATGAAGCTCACCAGCGTCTTGGCCTTCCAACAATACGCTGCAAAATCCGGCGTGGAACAAAAGAAACTCTCCG gCATCACCTCCGCTGA
- the LOC117625192 gene encoding 14 kDa zinc-binding protein, with protein FNENLFVFFGDFWYDPFIWTVQIPPILLPLRISQTHFPVHSFLKDSSFGSKQIPMAAVTSFSLFRNRAATTVRAFVTVKASNPNFTTFLLPLRSRRSLCRVSATNDEEAAAKVAAANANSGAPTIFDKIIAKEIPSSIVYEDDKVLAFRDINPQAPVHVLVIPKFRDGLTELRKAELRHVEILGQLLHAAKIVAEIEGILDGFRVVINNGPAACQSVYHLHLHVLGGRQMKWPAG; from the exons TTCAAtgagaatttatttgttttttttggagaCTTTTGGTATGACCCATTTATTTGGACGGTCCAGATACCACCGATACTTTTGCCACTTCGCATTAGCCAAACCCATTTTCCAGTTCATTCGTTCCTCAAAGACAGTTCCTTCGGTTCCAAACAAATCCCAATGGCTGCAGTTAcctccttttctctctttag GAACCGTGCAGCAACAACTGTGAGAGCTTTTGTGACAGTGAAAGCCTCCAACCCCAATTTCACAAccttccttcttcctcttcgTTCTCGCAg atCCCTGTGCCGTGTTAGCGCTACAAACGATGAGGAGGCTGCTGCCAAGGTAGCTGCAGCTAATGCCAACAGTGGAGCTCCAACAAT ATTTGACAAGATCATTGCAAAGGAAATCCCATCAAGCATTGTATATGAGGATGATAAGGTCCTGGCATTTCGGGATATCAACCCACAGGCTCCTGTTCACGTTTTAGTCATCCCAAAGTTTAGGGATGGATTAACTGAGCTGAGAAAG GCTGAACTTAGGCATGTTGAAATACTGGGTCAACTTCTCCATGCTGCAAAAATAGTTGCCGAGATAGAAGGCATTCTTGATGGGTTTCGTGTGGTTATCAACAACGGTCCAGCTGCAT GTCAATCTGTTTATCATCTCCACTTGCATGTCCTTGGTGGAAGACAGATGAAATGGCCAGCTGGTTGA
- the LOC117623978 gene encoding probable arabinosyltransferase ARAD1 yields MVQNFNYVTTHNYIISFHRFKNAKFQKFAQSAFLQPRCLPLRAQRMLAQCAEPTPKAMPFGLSELRSTKTKKTTKPSSPSSTSPHAHQTLTLPQFLFMARKSSLLKQSLATIVVVLLIYAFLNTFLTPTTTAKLETALPSFSSASSISSDVFASRENQLNFPGKPVKVYLYDLPKRFTYGVIEHHSLARGGRPDEDVSKLKYPGHQHMGEWYLFKDLLKPESERFGSPVQKVLDPEEADFFYVPFFSSLSLIVNPARPASGSDKPLYSDEENQVALIEWLEEQVYWKRNNGRDHVIMASDPNALYKVIDKVKNSVLLVCDFGRLKEDQGSLVKDVIVPYSHRINTYSGDISVEDRNTLLFFMGNRFRKEGGKIRDLLFQLLENEEDVIIKHGTQSRESRRAASHGMHTSKFCLNPAGDTPSACRLFDSIVSLCVPVIVSDSIELPFEDVIDYRKIAIFVESNAALKPEFLVSMLRGITTERILEYQKELNEVKRYFQYGVPNGTVNEIWRQVAQKLPFIKLSINRDRRLVKRDLNVPDCSCLCSNQTGIITSL; encoded by the exons ATGGTTCAGAATTTTAATTATGTCACGACTCACAACTATATCATATCATTTCATAGATTCAAGAAtgcaaaattccaaaaatttGCTCAATCAGCCTTTTTACAACCAAGGTGTCTCCCACTACGCGCACAGCGTATGTTAGCGCAGTGCGCCGAGCCCACCCCAAAAGCAATGCCTTTCGGTTTGAGTGAGCTCCGATCCACCAAAACCAAGAAGACCACCAAACCCTCGTCACCTTCTTCAACCTCTCCCCATGCCcaccaaaccctaaccctCCCTCAATTCCTCTTCATGGCGCGAAAATCCTCGCTCCTCAAGCAATCCCTAGCCACGATCGTCGTTGTCCTCCTCATCTACGCCTTCCTCAACACCTTCCTCACCCCCACCACCACTGCCAAGCTCGAGACCGCCCTCCCCTCCTTCTCTTCCGCTTCCTCGATCTCCTCCGACGTGTTTGCTTCCCGAGAAAATCAGCTTAATTTTCCCGGGAAGCCCGTGAAAGTCTACCTATACGACCTCCCCAAGCGGTTTACTTACGGAGTTATAGAGCATCACTCACTGGCCCGCGGCGGCCGACCCGACGAAGACGTTTCCAAGCTCAAGTACCCGGGTCACCAGCACATGGGCGAGTGGTACCTCTTTAAGGACCTGCTCAAACCCGAATCGGAACGGTTCGGGTCGCCCGTTCAGAAGGTCTTGGATCCGGAAGAGGCGGACTTCTTCTACGTCCCATTCTTCTCGTCATTGAGCCTAATCGTCAACCCGGCCCGACCGGCTTCCGGGTCCGATAAGCCGCTGTACAGTGACGAGGAGAACCAGGTGGCGTTGATTGAGTGGCTGGAGGAGCAGGTGTATTGGAAGAGGAACAATGGTCGAGACCACGTGATCATGGCCTCGGACCCCAATGCTCTGTACAAAGTGATTGACAAAGTCAAAAACAGTGTGTTGCTTGTTTGTGATTTCGGGCGGTTGAAGGAGGACCAAGGATCGCTTGTTAAGGACGTAATTGTGCCTTACTCTCACCGCATCAACACTTACAGCGGCGATATCAGTGTTGAGGACCGCAACACCTTGTTGTTCTTCATGGGCAATCGGTTCCGCAAAGAG GGGGGAAAGATACGTGATTTGCTTTTCCAATTacttgaaaatgaagaggatGTCATAATAAAACATGGAACACAATCCAGAGAGAGTCGACGGGCTGCTTCGCATGGGATGCATACATCAAAGTTCTGTTTAAATCCAGCTGGTGATACTCCATCAGCCTGCAGACTTTTTGATTCGATAGTTAGCTTGTGTGTGCCTGTGATAGTCAGTGATAGCATTGAGCTTCCATTTGAAGATGTTATAGACTACAGAAAGATAGCAATATTTGTAGAATCCAATGCAGCTTTAAAGCCAGAATTCTTGGTCTCAATGCTGAGAGGAATCACAACTGAGAGAATTCTAGAATACCAGAAGGAGCTGAATGAG GTGAAGCGTTATTTCCAATATGGAGTACCGAATGGAACAGTGAATGAAATCTGGCGCCAGGTTGCACAGAAGCTCCCTTTTATTAAATTGTCGATCAACCGAGACAGACGACTTGTCAAGAGGGATTTGAATGTGCCAGACTGCTCTTGTCTCTGCTCAAATCAGACAGGAATTATAACCAGCCTATAA
- the LOC117623979 gene encoding MADS-box protein defh21-like isoform X2, translating to MGRGKITISRIENRTTRQVTFAKRRAGLIKKTHELSVLCDAQIGLVIFSSTGKMFQYCSESSSMEEMIQRYQVARGTRIFQHNDTEYMNAELRKMRRETQSLELSLQRYTGEDLSCVRFEDLVELEHQLEESVNRVRARKFEVLQQQIDNLRATTKRREEENEQLFHLIKAHQDAAFGHDQQAHEAEQVENLQILPKSEEHRHVLDQFPFGGEEQPSSVLKLATLPQPQFNPYSLQPPHQPSLLDFNLSGRSIYE from the exons ATGGGAAGGGGAAAGATAACAATTTCGAGGATAGAAAACCGAACCACAAGGCAAGTCACTTTTGCAAAACGGCGGGCTGGCCTGATCAAGAAGACTCATGAGCTTTCTGTGCTGTGTGATGCTCAGATCGGTCTTGTCATCTTCTCAAGCACTGGGAAGATGTTTCAGTACTGCAGTGAGTCTTCAAG CATGGAGGAGATGATTCAAAGGTACCAGGTTGCTAGAGGGACTAGAATATTTCAACACAACGACACG GAATATATGAATGCTGAGCTGAGGAAAATGAGGAGAGAAACTCAGAGTCTGGAACTGAGCTTGCAACGCTACACTGGTGAGGACCTGAGCTGTGTGCGCTTTGAGGATCTGGTGGAGCTTGAGCACCAGCTAGAGGAGTCTGTTAACAGGGTTCGAGCTCGCaag TTTGAGGTCTTGCAACAACAGATAGACAATCTTCGTGCAACG ACCAAGAGGAGGGAGGAAGAAAATGAGCAACTATTCCATCTG ATTAAGGCGCATCAAGATGCAGCATTTGGTCATGATCAGCAGGCCCATGAGGCAGAACAGGTGGAGAATCTGCAGATTCTACCAAAGTCTGAGGAACATCGACACGTACTGGATCAGTTCCCATTTGGTGGTGAAGAACAACCAAGCAGTGTGCTTAAGCTTGCCACACTGCCTCAGCCTCAGTTCAACCCCTACTCTCTCCAGCCTCCTCATCAGCCCAGCCTCCTTGATTTCAATCTCAGCGGCCGCTCTATATACG AGTGA
- the LOC117623979 gene encoding MADS-box protein FBP24-like isoform X1, with translation MGRGKITISRIENRTTRQVTFAKRRAGLIKKTHELSVLCDAQIGLVIFSSTGKMFQYCSESSSMEEMIQRYQVARGTRIFQHNDTEYMNAELRKMRRETQSLELSLQRYTGEDLSCVRFEDLVELEHQLEESVNRVRARKFEVLQQQIDNLRATTKRREEENEQLFHLIQIKAHQDAAFGHDQQAHEAEQVENLQILPKSEEHRHVLDQFPFGGEEQPSSVLKLATLPQPQFNPYSLQPPHQPSLLDFNLSGRSIYE, from the exons ATGGGAAGGGGAAAGATAACAATTTCGAGGATAGAAAACCGAACCACAAGGCAAGTCACTTTTGCAAAACGGCGGGCTGGCCTGATCAAGAAGACTCATGAGCTTTCTGTGCTGTGTGATGCTCAGATCGGTCTTGTCATCTTCTCAAGCACTGGGAAGATGTTTCAGTACTGCAGTGAGTCTTCAAG CATGGAGGAGATGATTCAAAGGTACCAGGTTGCTAGAGGGACTAGAATATTTCAACACAACGACACG GAATATATGAATGCTGAGCTGAGGAAAATGAGGAGAGAAACTCAGAGTCTGGAACTGAGCTTGCAACGCTACACTGGTGAGGACCTGAGCTGTGTGCGCTTTGAGGATCTGGTGGAGCTTGAGCACCAGCTAGAGGAGTCTGTTAACAGGGTTCGAGCTCGCaag TTTGAGGTCTTGCAACAACAGATAGACAATCTTCGTGCAACG ACCAAGAGGAGGGAGGAAGAAAATGAGCAACTATTCCATCTG ATTCAGATTAAGGCGCATCAAGATGCAGCATTTGGTCATGATCAGCAGGCCCATGAGGCAGAACAGGTGGAGAATCTGCAGATTCTACCAAAGTCTGAGGAACATCGACACGTACTGGATCAGTTCCCATTTGGTGGTGAAGAACAACCAAGCAGTGTGCTTAAGCTTGCCACACTGCCTCAGCCTCAGTTCAACCCCTACTCTCTCCAGCCTCCTCATCAGCCCAGCCTCCTTGATTTCAATCTCAGCGGCCGCTCTATATACG AGTGA